TGTATTTTTTCATGAGAATCTAACTACGTCAATGGTAATTTTTTACACACAAGCGCCTTCAAAATGTAGTGTATATATAGATCACTGCTTTCCGATATCAAGTATATGGTATAGATTATTATGTAGTTTGCATGCATCATGAATTGTCGATCACAATTCATCAAACCAATCACGAGGCTCAGTTTCATAGAACAAGCCGTCAACGATCTGGTCAATAACTGAATCGATGAAGCTGTTGCAGCTAACGGTGAAGATTTTACCCACCCTGTTGCGTGCACTTGAGAACCATGCAAATAGTGCCGCACACGTCACAGCACCCAAACACACCCCACCGGCTTCCGTTATTCCCTCAACGTCCATCTTCCTGAACACCGAGTTCCCCGTTACCATCTCCATCGTAACCGTTGCCGCAAACACCATCTACACAaaacaaaaatttcattttaacttaataattaataaactaaataaTTAGTATAAAAGAATGGTTAagtagttagttagttagttaccaTGGCGAGGCGACCGGAGATGATTTCGAAATCCTGGCTTTTCTTGGTGCTTTCGATGTACTCCGAGAGGGTGGCAAAGAAAGGGGACACGTCATTATTGCCGTCTATTCCGTCCTTCTTTATGACGCCGATTGGATCGGAACCATAGGATCTGAGAGTGCACAAGCGCGGCTGCAAAACGATGTTGGTGCCTTCAGCCTCGGTCAGTTTGGGTTTGGGAATGGATATCTGTGCCGGGCCGGGTTGTTCCTTGGGCTGTACCGCTGATACTCGGACCGGGCGGAGTGCGCAGTGCGCCACACGCGTTGCGGATGCcatgagaaagagaaagaaaagggaattCGGCTATGGGAGTTTGAATGAAGAGTTTGAGAGTTTAGAGTTGAATTAGGACCTAGAAGCTTCTTCTGTTGCTAATGCGAGTGTCAAGTGTGTATGTGTGGGGTACACATTATGGTTACGTGTGAGTTAGGAAGTTCGTTAACGTGGTTTTCGGGTAGCTGAGGTGGGGTCTTGAAATAGAAGCGTAAAAACGCTGAATACGTTGCACAGTGTAGTATCAGACAAATTTGTTGAGGCTCTCATTCTTCTCTACTCTCACCTCCTCCTCAATCATTTCGCATAAATTCTCAANNNNNNNNNNNNNNNNNNNNNNNNNNNNNNNNNNNNNNNNNNNNNNNNNNNNNNNNNNNNNNNNNNNNNNNNNNNNNaaataaaaaaaatatttttatataaaagttaaaaataattataaaatatttattataatattcatCTAATAATAATTGTTAAACACTTAATAAGTAAGATGAAATAACTCGCTAAGCTTTATGTACGTAACAAGTACATCATATGGATGAACCGTTGATCTTTAAGCTAGATTAATTGTATTTAAGAATGAACGTGAAACCTAACATTAAATTTTCAATCCCACGAATATAACATTGTCTGaaatatttttactcttttgaatttaagaattatctaaataaaattataataatagattagactataatattattattatctttctaTTTCAAATTCTTAATATTTCAAGTTTTATCACATGACTGTTACGATAATTAATTGTagaattattttaattagaatattttattatgacAGTCACATGATAAATTTGTTATTTCTAATGGTATAGAGTGTATTTATAGGGTCGTAAAAGAAATTTAGAGTTCATACttaaatttacatatttaaaatagtGCATATATTATGAGATTATGATGTTATGATAAACTCCTCTTCTTATATCATTCTAATGTTATAAGATACTTTTTAGATTTagttaatttagaaaaataaattgttcTTCTCATAAATTACTTGATATTTTATTATGGTATCTGTTTCTACCTAACTGGCGATA
The genomic region above belongs to Arachis duranensis cultivar V14167 chromosome 3, aradu.V14167.gnm2.J7QH, whole genome shotgun sequence and contains:
- the LOC107480423 gene encoding stress enhanced protein 2, chloroplastic, with amino-acid sequence MASATRVAHCALRPVRVSAVQPKEQPGPAQISIPKPKLTEAEGTNIVLQPRLCTLRSYGSDPIGVIKKDGIDGNNDVSPFFATLSEYIESTKKSQDFEIISGRLAMMVFAATVTMEMVTGNSVFRKMDVEGITEAGGVCLGAVTCAALFAWFSSARNRVGKIFTVSCNSFIDSVIDQIVDGLFYETEPRDWFDEL